In a single window of the Paenibacillus sp. MMS20-IR301 genome:
- a CDS encoding response regulator, whose amino-acid sequence MTAGLGLCGMLTAAGLMFSIHRKISRGLIGISGITRDIAEGTINPSAGADRSTDEFGQLASSFQELAVDLYHRTAEERELRLKAEEQAWINDQVSTMALQLQGSVQLQTAARIFISRLAAAVGGSYGAVYSKQGELLHFTAGYAVDERVDRSAPIRLGSGLVGQCALDQEMIILHDLPENYVKVHSGLGETAPTTLIVAPILHEQEVVAVIELASLKPLGSRENQLIGRTGQNMGILINTLADVARIEELLVETQLQKEELEAQTEELLAQTGELEEQKEELLAQTEELRVQTGQLQDQREELKQQADSLLHSNEQLQTQMELTEEQKAEIEAQAAELKQQTEELYHSNLDLQQQMELTRSQAAEIQAQAEELSAANRDMQKQLQISEQQKAEIADQAEELQAQKDELLDQKDQLQAQKDELLDQKEQLQAQTEELQAQTDELLTQSEELQAQTDELQAQTDELLTQSEAILSQKEELAASNERLLQQIQLTEQQKEEIQAQAQEIFMAAQYKSEFLANVSHELRTPLNSLLILSQILAENKEGNLEAKQLEYVHTIFSAGKDLLQLIDEILDLAKLEVGKMTPVLEPVSLHDLSSHLFRYFEQQAKKKNLRFDVHSDSRLPEHLMTDGHRLQQIMNNLLSNAVKFTPEHGSVSLSIRISGGEAVFAVSDTGIGIAASKLESIFEAFQQADGTTSRKYGGTGLGLTICRELAGLLGGRIEVDSVEGKGSTFSLILPAVEPGEDVQVMAAAAFAAAAVTDMPDSGEARRESSGFRESFVPDISISNPKLLQYAVMEDDRGQLQSGDTLLLIIEEDAEFARMLLELARSRGFKAIVALQGDQGLALAHAYKPDAILLDLHLPVLDGWSIISRLKSRPELRHIPVHIIATAEEHQMSLAMGALSFWKKPRDYAELEAAFLQIETYIRRPVKSLLIVEDNKTLRSSLVDFIAHPDVRIIAVGTGREALEQLSAHHFDCMVLDLGLSDISGFDLLEQIKTNRKLQTLPVIIYTGKDLSKTDEQRLKHYAESIVIKNVRSMERLYDDTALYLHRKHADLPPDKQRLIENLHNPESAFAGKSILLVDDDMRNIFALSSVLEGYNMDIRFAQNGREALELLEAHPGIELVFMDIMMPEMDGYETMRQIRLQPEYDQLVIIALTARALEEDRVKCLQAGASDYISKPINTTQLVSVLKLWLIQ is encoded by the coding sequence TTGACTGCCGGACTCGGTCTTTGCGGAATGCTCACAGCGGCAGGACTTATGTTCAGCATTCACCGGAAGATCAGCCGGGGGCTTATAGGGATATCCGGTATCACCAGGGATATCGCTGAAGGTACAATCAATCCCTCTGCGGGAGCAGACCGGTCAACAGATGAATTCGGCCAGCTGGCATCCTCCTTCCAGGAGCTGGCTGTTGATCTCTATCACAGAACGGCAGAGGAGCGTGAGCTGCGGCTGAAGGCCGAGGAACAGGCCTGGATCAATGATCAGGTATCGACTATGGCCCTGCAGCTGCAGGGCTCTGTGCAGCTGCAGACAGCCGCACGCATATTCATCAGCCGGCTGGCAGCTGCAGTCGGGGGAAGCTACGGGGCTGTCTACTCGAAGCAGGGCGAACTGCTCCACTTCACGGCCGGCTATGCCGTAGACGAACGGGTAGACCGCAGCGCGCCCATCAGGCTTGGCAGCGGGCTGGTCGGGCAGTGTGCGCTGGACCAGGAGATGATCATTCTGCATGATCTTCCGGAGAATTACGTGAAGGTCCATTCCGGGCTGGGCGAGACTGCCCCGACTACCCTGATTGTAGCCCCTATCCTGCATGAGCAGGAGGTGGTTGCCGTCATTGAGCTGGCCAGCCTGAAGCCGCTGGGCTCCAGGGAGAACCAGTTGATCGGCCGGACCGGCCAGAACATGGGCATACTGATCAATACGCTGGCGGATGTCGCCCGAATCGAGGAGCTGCTGGTTGAGACCCAGCTGCAGAAGGAGGAGCTTGAGGCCCAGACCGAGGAACTGCTGGCCCAGACCGGCGAGCTGGAGGAGCAGAAGGAAGAGCTGCTCGCCCAAACAGAGGAGCTGCGTGTGCAGACGGGGCAATTGCAGGACCAGCGGGAAGAGCTGAAGCAGCAGGCCGACAGCCTGCTTCACTCCAACGAACAGCTGCAGACCCAAATGGAGCTCACGGAGGAGCAGAAGGCTGAAATTGAAGCCCAGGCCGCGGAGCTGAAGCAGCAGACGGAAGAGCTCTATCATTCCAATCTGGATCTGCAGCAGCAAATGGAGTTAACCCGCAGTCAGGCCGCGGAGATCCAGGCGCAGGCTGAGGAATTATCCGCAGCCAACCGCGATATGCAGAAGCAGCTGCAGATAAGTGAACAGCAGAAAGCGGAGATCGCCGATCAGGCCGAAGAGCTGCAGGCTCAGAAGGATGAGTTACTCGATCAGAAAGATCAGCTGCAGGCCCAGAAGGACGAGTTGCTGGATCAGAAAGAGCAGCTGCAGGCTCAGACCGAGGAGCTGCAAGCCCAGACTGATGAGCTGCTGACCCAGTCCGAGGAGCTGCAGGCCCAGACCGATGAGCTGCAGGCCCAGACCGATGAGCTGCTGACCCAGTCCGAAGCCATTCTCAGCCAGAAGGAGGAGCTGGCCGCCTCCAATGAGCGGCTATTGCAGCAAATCCAGCTCACCGAGCAGCAGAAAGAGGAGATCCAGGCGCAGGCCCAGGAGATCTTCATGGCCGCCCAGTACAAATCGGAGTTCCTGGCCAACGTATCCCATGAGCTGCGCACCCCGCTGAACAGCCTGCTGATCCTCTCGCAGATTCTCGCCGAGAACAAGGAGGGGAATCTTGAGGCGAAGCAGCTGGAATATGTGCATACGATCTTCTCGGCAGGCAAGGATCTGCTCCAGCTGATCGATGAGATTCTTGACCTCGCCAAGCTTGAGGTCGGCAAAATGACACCGGTGCTGGAGCCGGTATCCCTGCACGATCTCAGCAGTCATCTGTTCCGCTACTTCGAGCAGCAGGCCAAGAAGAAGAATCTCCGGTTTGATGTCCATTCCGACAGCCGGCTGCCGGAGCATCTGATGACAGACGGCCACAGGCTGCAGCAGATTATGAACAATCTGCTGTCCAATGCGGTCAAGTTCACCCCGGAGCACGGGTCCGTTTCCTTATCTATCCGCATCAGCGGCGGGGAGGCCGTCTTCGCCGTCAGCGATACCGGCATCGGCATTGCCGCCTCCAAGCTGGAGAGTATCTTCGAGGCATTCCAGCAGGCGGATGGTACGACCAGCCGTAAATATGGCGGCACCGGCCTCGGGCTGACCATCTGCCGTGAGCTGGCCGGACTGCTGGGCGGCAGAATTGAGGTGGATTCAGTTGAGGGTAAGGGCAGCACCTTCTCCCTGATCCTACCCGCGGTAGAGCCTGGCGAAGATGTCCAGGTAATGGCCGCCGCTGCCTTCGCGGCAGCAGCCGTCACAGATATGCCGGACTCCGGAGAGGCCCGCCGGGAGAGCTCCGGCTTCCGGGAGTCGTTCGTTCCCGACATCTCCATCTCCAATCCGAAGCTGCTGCAATATGCGGTGATGGAGGATGACCGCGGCCAGCTGCAGAGCGGTGACACCCTCCTGCTGATCATTGAGGAGGATGCCGAATTCGCCCGCATGCTGCTTGAGCTGGCACGCAGCCGGGGCTTCAAGGCGATCGTTGCCCTTCAGGGCGATCAGGGCCTGGCACTTGCCCACGCTTACAAACCGGACGCCATCCTGCTCGACCTTCACCTTCCGGTACTGGATGGATGGTCGATTATCAGCCGGCTGAAGAGCCGGCCGGAGCTGCGCCACATTCCGGTCCATATTATAGCAACAGCCGAAGAGCATCAGATGAGCCTCGCGATGGGGGCGCTGTCCTTCTGGAAGAAGCCGCGCGACTACGCGGAGCTTGAGGCTGCCTTCCTGCAGATTGAGACGTATATCCGCCGGCCGGTGAAGAGCCTGCTGATTGTCGAAGACAACAAGACCCTGCGCAGCAGCCTCGTCGATTTCATTGCCCATCCCGATGTGCGCATTATCGCCGTCGGGACAGGCAGGGAAGCGCTGGAGCAGCTGTCCGCCCATCATTTTGACTGCATGGTGCTGGACCTTGGCCTCTCGGATATTTCCGGGTTCGATCTGCTGGAGCAGATCAAAACCAACCGCAAGCTGCAGACACTGCCGGTCATTATCTACACCGGTAAGGATCTCAGCAAAACAGATGAGCAGCGCCTGAAGCATTACGCCGAGAGCATCGTCATCAAGAATGTCCGCTCGATGGAACGGCTGTACGACGATACCGCATTATATCTCCACCGCAAGCATGCTGACCTGCCGCCGGACAAGCAGCGGCTGATTGAGAATCTGCATAATCCGGAGTCTGCGTTCGCGGGCAAGAGCATTCTGCTCGTGGATGATGATATGCGCAATATTTTTGCTTTATCGAGTGTGCTGGAAGGCTATAATATGGATATCCGTTTTGCCCAGAACGGCAGAGAAGCGCTCGAACTGCTTGAGGCCCATCCAGGAATTGAGCTTGTCTTCATGGATATCATGATGCCGGAGATGGACGGTTACGAGACCATGCGGCAGATCCGGCTGCAGCCCGAATATGATCAGCTGGTCATTATCGCCCTGACTGCACGTGCCCTGGAGGAAGACCGGGTCAAATGCCTGCAGGCCGGCGCCTCTGATTATATTTCCAAGCCGATTAATACCACCCAGCTGGTAAGCGTGTTGAAATTATGGTTGATTCAGTAG
- a CDS encoding xanthine phosphoribosyltransferase, whose translation MKVLEERIRQEGLILSDTVLKVDSFLNHQVDTALALQIGQEFAAIFGGQPVTKILTVEASGIQFAMAAGIALGVPFIYAKKKKAVTLSEAVYSAPVHSFTRQEDYRISISQKYLGPDDKVLIVDDFLATGAALVGLCDIVEQSGAELLGVGCVIEKSFQEGRSLLEQRGIPVHALARIASMSPGEVHFIEPKELIEESAGC comes from the coding sequence ATGAAAGTACTCGAGGAACGCATCAGACAAGAGGGACTGATTCTATCGGACACTGTGCTGAAGGTAGATTCATTTCTGAACCACCAGGTAGACACAGCATTAGCGCTGCAGATCGGACAGGAGTTCGCGGCAATCTTCGGAGGACAGCCTGTCACCAAGATTCTGACGGTGGAAGCAAGCGGTATTCAGTTTGCCATGGCGGCAGGAATTGCGCTGGGTGTACCGTTTATTTATGCCAAGAAAAAGAAAGCCGTTACGCTCTCTGAGGCCGTCTATTCCGCCCCGGTTCATTCATTCACCCGCCAGGAGGATTATAGAATCAGCATTTCGCAGAAATATCTCGGTCCGGATGATAAGGTGCTGATTGTCGATGATTTTCTGGCTACCGGTGCAGCGCTTGTAGGACTTTGCGACATTGTGGAGCAGTCCGGTGCCGAGCTGCTGGGTGTAGGCTGTGTGATTGAGAAGAGCTTCCAGGAGGGACGGAGCCTGCTGGAGCAGCGCGGAATTCCGGTGCATGCCTTAGCGCGGATTGCTTCGATGTCCCCGGGCGAAGTCCACTTCATTGAACCTAAAGAATTGATTGAGGAGAGTGCAGGATGTTAA
- a CDS encoding sugar-binding transcriptional regulator, with protein MNSRDERKLLIKIAEMYYEQDMTQSEISKELGIYRTTISRLLKRVRQEGIVSITIHYGPGEQDMLERRLCERFGLKEAHVVEAAASLPGPLKLKALGQACAAWLGQAARPKDVIGFSWGSSLAAVADALVPAPLPFVTCIPMVGGPSGTLESRCHVNNICYQAAMKWNARSLMIDAPAITEQRETLEQLLKSPYLRTITALWDQLDIALFGIGSMEIKGREAWQGFYGDSVIAELEHGRVAGDICSRFYDSSGVPVPTDIESRTLTVQLEQVSRARYSVGVAESLEKVPGILGALNGGYMNVLFTTEETARAILQQEA; from the coding sequence ATGAATTCACGAGACGAGCGCAAGCTTTTGATAAAAATAGCAGAGATGTACTACGAGCAGGATATGACGCAGAGTGAGATTTCCAAGGAGCTGGGCATCTACCGCACGACGATCAGCAGGCTGTTGAAGCGGGTGCGCCAGGAGGGGATTGTGAGCATCACCATCCATTACGGGCCCGGGGAGCAGGACATGCTGGAGCGCCGGCTCTGTGAGCGTTTCGGGCTGAAGGAGGCCCATGTTGTCGAGGCTGCTGCTTCATTGCCGGGACCTCTTAAGCTTAAGGCGTTAGGCCAGGCCTGCGCGGCGTGGCTTGGACAAGCCGCTCGGCCGAAGGATGTAATCGGCTTCTCCTGGGGAAGCAGCCTGGCTGCGGTGGCGGACGCCCTTGTACCGGCTCCCCTCCCTTTTGTCACCTGCATTCCTATGGTCGGGGGACCCTCCGGGACGCTGGAGAGCCGCTGCCATGTGAACAACATCTGTTATCAGGCGGCGATGAAATGGAATGCACGCTCCCTGATGATTGATGCGCCGGCCATTACAGAGCAGCGGGAAACGCTGGAGCAGTTGCTGAAGTCACCCTATCTCAGAACAATTACTGCGCTGTGGGACCAGCTCGATATTGCCCTGTTCGGCATCGGCTCCATGGAGATCAAAGGCCGCGAGGCCTGGCAGGGCTTCTACGGCGATTCCGTGATTGCCGAGCTTGAGCACGGGCGGGTAGCCGGAGATATCTGCTCACGCTTTTATGACAGCAGCGGTGTGCCTGTTCCTACGGATATTGAGAGCCGGACGTTGACCGTTCAGCTGGAGCAGGTGTCCCGGGCGCGTTATTCCGTGGGCGTGGCTGAATCACTGGAGAAGGTTCCGGGTATTCTGGGTGCCTTGAACGGCGGCTATATGAATGTGCTGTTCACCACAGAAGAGACGGCCCGGGCAATCCTGCAGCAGGAGGCTTGA
- the rpiA gene encoding ribose 5-phosphate isomerase A, whose protein sequence is MEDIRNNCAREALKYIEDQTLIGLGGGSTVACLIKHIAAAGRQVKVVTPSFTTASLCLQSGLPLLPLWSVPHISVAFDGCDEVDEQLHALKSGGGIHTREKLIASMADRYILLADESKLVKSLTFRHPVVLEVLEDALSYVRQAVIDLGGSPAARTSTAKDGYTVSDYGHPLLDVTFREVADIPALQRRLKGISGVIETSLFTEEVTDVLAAGPQGIRTLIKP, encoded by the coding sequence ATGGAGGATATCAGAAACAATTGTGCCCGGGAAGCCCTGAAATATATTGAGGACCAGACCCTTATCGGGCTTGGCGGCGGTAGCACCGTAGCCTGCCTGATCAAACATATCGCTGCTGCCGGGCGGCAGGTTAAGGTGGTCACCCCCTCCTTCACTACCGCTTCCCTCTGCCTGCAGAGCGGCCTGCCGCTGCTGCCCCTATGGTCTGTGCCACATATCTCTGTTGCCTTCGACGGATGTGACGAGGTGGATGAGCAGCTGCATGCCCTCAAAAGCGGCGGCGGCATCCATACCAGGGAGAAGCTGATTGCCTCTATGGCAGACCGCTACATCCTGCTGGCGGATGAGAGCAAGCTGGTGAAGTCGCTGACGTTCCGGCACCCGGTCGTGCTCGAAGTGCTGGAAGATGCGCTCAGCTATGTCCGGCAGGCGGTTATTGATCTCGGCGGCAGTCCGGCAGCCCGTACAAGCACGGCCAAAGACGGCTATACCGTCAGCGATTATGGTCATCCGCTGCTGGATGTCACCTTCCGGGAGGTTGCAGATATTCCTGCGCTCCAGCGCAGGCTCAAGGGCATCAGCGGAGTGATCGAAACCTCGTTGTTCACGGAGGAGGTCACAGATGTGCTGGCAGCAGGACCGCAGGGTATCCGGACCCTTATCAAGCCCTAA
- a CDS encoding nucleobase:cation symporter-2 family protein, which produces MLSKQKIFALGLQHVLAMYAGAVIVPLVVGGALNLSGAQMAYLIAADLFTCGLATLLQVMGSKYFGSGLPVVLGCTFTAVSPIIAIASGSNLATAYGAIIISGLFVVLAAPVYGKLLKFFPTVVTGSVVTIIGLSLIPVAMNNVAGGQGSADFGQPRNLLLALITLLVILAVNRLTTGFLRSVSVLVGLVAGTAIGYAMGIVHFSTVTTASWVSIAQPFYFGWPQFSLTAIFTMIIVNIVSMVESTGVYFAVGKATDQKVEQKQIVNGLRSEGLAIMLGGLFNAFPYTAFSQNVGLLSLTRVKTRNVIFAAGGIMVVLGLLPKLAALTTVVPNAVLGGAMIVMFGSVAASGMSILSDVDLRKDGNLLIAACSIAVGLGSAVLPSMFDQLPEFARMLLQNGIVSGSLTAIILNICLSKTKESTAAAAVTEAK; this is translated from the coding sequence ATGTTAAGCAAACAGAAGATATTCGCTCTAGGGCTGCAGCATGTGCTGGCTATGTATGCCGGAGCCGTGATTGTGCCGCTGGTTGTCGGGGGAGCACTGAACCTTAGCGGTGCACAGATGGCATATCTGATCGCCGCTGACCTGTTCACCTGCGGGCTGGCTACACTGCTCCAGGTAATGGGCAGCAAATATTTCGGAAGCGGACTGCCGGTTGTTCTCGGCTGTACCTTTACCGCGGTCAGTCCGATCATCGCGATTGCTTCCGGCTCCAATCTCGCGACAGCGTACGGGGCGATTATCATCTCCGGGCTGTTCGTAGTGCTGGCAGCTCCGGTATACGGGAAGCTGCTGAAGTTCTTCCCTACAGTGGTTACCGGCTCGGTTGTAACCATTATCGGGCTTTCACTGATTCCGGTAGCGATGAATAATGTAGCCGGCGGACAGGGCAGTGCTGATTTCGGCCAGCCCCGCAACCTGCTGCTCGCTCTGATCACTCTGCTTGTCATCCTGGCTGTGAACCGCCTGACCACCGGATTCCTGCGGTCTGTATCTGTGCTGGTCGGCCTGGTTGCCGGAACAGCAATCGGCTATGCAATGGGAATTGTGCATTTCTCCACGGTAACTACAGCCTCCTGGGTCAGCATCGCCCAGCCGTTCTACTTCGGCTGGCCGCAGTTCAGCCTTACTGCCATCTTCACGATGATTATCGTTAACATTGTGTCTATGGTCGAATCGACCGGCGTGTACTTTGCAGTAGGTAAGGCAACAGATCAGAAGGTAGAGCAGAAGCAGATTGTAAACGGCCTGCGTTCTGAAGGACTGGCCATTATGCTCGGCGGGTTGTTCAATGCGTTCCCTTATACAGCATTCTCGCAAAATGTCGGCCTCCTGTCGCTGACCCGGGTGAAGACACGGAATGTAATTTTTGCCGCCGGCGGAATCATGGTCGTCCTCGGCCTGCTGCCGAAGCTGGCAGCGCTGACGACTGTTGTGCCAAACGCCGTGCTTGGCGGGGCGATGATCGTTATGTTCGGTTCGGTTGCTGCTTCCGGGATGTCGATTCTGTCTGATGTAGACCTGCGCAAAGACGGCAATCTGCTCATTGCCGCCTGCAGTATTGCTGTCGGTCTGGGTTCGGCTGTCCTGCCGTCCATGTTCGACCAGCTGCCGGAATTCGCCAGAATGCTGCTGCAGAACGGGATTGTATCCGGGTCGCTGACAGCAATTATTCTCAACATCTGCTTGTCCAAGACGAAGGAGAGCACGGCAGCAGCTGCCGTTACAGAAGCCAAGTAA
- a CDS encoding Gfo/Idh/MocA family oxidoreductase → MSRINWGIIGPGAIAAEFADALNGSGGRLYAVASRALGTAEAFAQRYGAVKAYGSYSGLLQEPAVDAVYISTPHSHHYQYIIESLHHGKHVLCEKAITVNSTQLQEIDRLAREKGLVVAEAMTIYHMPLYKKLRQLLDKGALGRVKMIQVSFGSHKEYDVNNRFFSKELAGGALLDIGTYALSFARYFLSEQPGKILTTVKEFETGVDEQSGIILHNSADEMAVVSLTMRSKMPKRGIIAGELGFITVDNFPRAASATLQYLDGTVELIEAGDTAKALQYEIEDMERFIAGRAGADTLPLSLDVMEIMSRVREQWGIRYSFE, encoded by the coding sequence ATGAGCCGGATTAACTGGGGAATTATCGGACCGGGGGCAATTGCCGCAGAATTCGCGGACGCCCTGAACGGATCGGGAGGCAGATTGTATGCCGTCGCTTCGAGAGCCTTGGGTACAGCGGAAGCATTCGCACAGCGGTATGGCGCAGTTAAGGCCTACGGGAGTTACAGCGGGCTGCTGCAAGAACCTGCGGTCGATGCCGTCTATATCTCCACACCGCACAGCCACCATTACCAATATATAATCGAGAGCCTGCACCACGGCAAGCATGTCCTCTGTGAGAAAGCCATCACCGTGAACAGCACACAATTGCAGGAAATTGACCGGCTGGCCCGGGAGAAGGGTCTGGTTGTGGCCGAGGCGATGACCATTTACCATATGCCGCTCTACAAAAAGCTCCGCCAGCTGCTGGATAAGGGCGCCCTTGGCCGGGTTAAAATGATTCAGGTCTCTTTCGGCAGCCATAAGGAGTACGATGTAAACAACCGCTTCTTCAGCAAGGAGCTGGCAGGCGGGGCGCTGCTGGACATCGGTACGTATGCCCTCTCCTTCGCCCGCTATTTTCTCTCAGAGCAGCCCGGGAAGATTCTCACCACAGTCAAGGAGTTCGAGACTGGCGTCGATGAGCAATCAGGCATCATTCTGCATAATTCCGCAGATGAAATGGCCGTAGTCTCTCTTACCATGCGTTCCAAAATGCCCAAGCGGGGCATTATCGCCGGAGAGCTCGGCTTCATTACAGTCGATAACTTCCCCCGCGCGGCCAGTGCAACCCTGCAATACCTGGACGGCACTGTGGAACTGATTGAAGCCGGCGATACCGCCAAAGCCCTGCAATACGAGATTGAAGATATGGAGCGCTTCATTGCCGGGCGGGCAGGCGCAGATACACTGCCGCTGTCGCTGGATGTTATGGAGATTATGAGCCGGGTCCGTGAGCAATGGGGCATCAGATACAGCTTTGAATAA